The genomic window ATCGGCGCCGAGCCCGGAGTCGAGCTCCATCTCCAGCTTCCGGGCGAACTTCTCCCGGCCGATCCGCCAGTTCTCGCCGGCGCGGGGGAGGACCTCCTTCTTGAGGAACTCGACGTGGGCCTTGATCGCCGGCACCAGCGCGGCGGCCTTCGCGCCGAGCGGCCCCTCGCCGGGCTTCTGGCCGGCCAGCTCGAAGAGCTCGGTCGTGTAGAAGGCGACGGCGCCCTCGGCCTGGCGGATGGCCGTCTCCGTGACCACCTTCGGCGGGCTGGTGATCGTCCTGCGGGCGACCGAGAGGATCCGCGGGATCTGCTCCATCCGGGCCATCGCGTGGGCGAGGTTGGCGTCCTTCGGCAGCGACGACTGCGTGAGCAGCAGGTAGACGCTGCCCGTGGTGTAGTCGCCGTAGACCCGGGGGTCTTCCTCGAAGGGCTTGAAGTTCTCGGCCAGCCAGATGTCGCGCGTCAGGGCGTTCCGGAAGATGTCCAGGTCCACCCGGCCGTCGGCCGAGAGCGTCGCCGGGTCGATCTCGCGGGAGAGCGTCTCGAGGGTGGCCCGCTTGAAGTCGAGCGTGGCCTTCCGCGCGGCGGGCTCGATGTCGTCGAGCCGGTCGTCGTGCGAGTGGTCGCCGAGGGACGTGGCCGTCAGGGGCTCGCGGCGGAAGAGCTCGTTGAGGTAGTCGCGGAAGGTGGCCTGGAGGCGCTCGTCCCCGCCGGGCCGGGCCGGGCCGTCGCCCGAGGCGATCGGGGCGATCATCATGAGGGTCACCAAGGAAAGGGAAGCGGTCGCGACGAGGGGCAGGCGCATCGAGGGGCACTCCGCGGGGTTCTCGGGCGGGTGGGCGGCGTCCGCCCTGGCCGGCCGGGACGCCGGCAGCCGATTCTACAGGCGAGGGACTCGTCGCGACACGGCCTGGCGGCCCCGCCGCGGTGTGGCCCCCGGGCCTCGATGAGTCCGCCTGGAGACATGGAGGCATCGACCGTCGGGTTGCGCGTTGCCGAAATCGGCGAGGTTTGGGAAAATGGGCTCCCGGACGCGGACCCGACCTCGGCGACTCTCGAGCCAGGGGGGCGACATGCCGGCGCCGCGCGATCTGGGAGACCGATGGCCGCTTCGATGGCACAAGTACTATTGATCCGCCCGGGCGCGACGATCTACGACGAGCAGAATCGCGTCCAGGGGATCCTGGACATCCCGTTGAGCGAGGGGGGCCGGGCGCGGGTCTCGCGCCTGGCCGAGGAGCTGGCGGGGACGCCGGACGGCGAGGCGATCACCGCCCTGTACTGCGGGCCCGGCGAGAGCGTGATGCGGTCGGCCGAGATCATCGGCCGGGCGCTGGGCCTGAGGCCCCGCCGGATCGACGAGCTGAGGAACCTGGACCAGGGGCTCTGGCAGGGCCTCCAGGTCGAGGAGATCAAGCGGCGGAACACCAAGCTCTTCCGCCAGTGGATCGAGGATCCCCGGACGATCTGCCCTCCGCAGGGGGAGACGGTCGAGGACGCCCTGGACCGCGTGAAGGCGGCCTTCCGGCCGCTGATCCGGAGGCACCAGGACGGGGAGCTGATCGGCCTGGTCGTGGGCGAGCCGCTGGCGCGGCTGGTGTCTTGCTTCCTGCGGAAGACCTCGCGGTTCCAGCTCGACGAGCAGCTCCCCTGCTGCGGGTGCGAGCGGATCGACGTCCCCGCGGACCTGCTGGCCAACGGTTCCTCTTGAGGCTGCATTGACAATCGCCCGGGAGAACGGGAGTGTGTGGGCTCGCGCCGGGCGAGACCAGGGACGGGGCGGCCGGGGCCGCCGGGAGACGAAGCGAGCCATGGCCAAGATGGGCGGATCGGCGAATGCCTGGCAGGGGCACTCGGAGTCCAAGCGGGTGCCCGAGGGCGTCTGGATGCGCTGCGACGGGTGCAGCGCGACGCTCTTCCGGAAGCAGGTGGAGCAGAACGACAAGGTCTGCCCCGAGTGCAACTTCCACTTCCCGGTGACGGCCAAGGAGCGGATCCGCCAGCTCCTCGACGAGGACACGTACGAGGAGTGGTTCTCCGAGCTCCAGCCGGCGGATCCCCTGGGCTTCGACGACCGCCGGCCGTACCCGGAGCGGATCAAGGCTGAGCAGGCGAGGACCGGCCTGAAGGAGGCGGCCCTGGTGGGCCAGGGCTTCATCAAGGGCATCCGCCTGATCCTGGGGATCACGGACAGCAGCTTCATCATGGGCTCGATGGGCTCCGTCGTCGGCGAGAAGCTGACCCGGGCCGTCGAGGAGGCCATGCGGCAGAAGCTCCCCCTGGTGATCGTCTCCGGCTCCGGCGGCGGGGCGCGGATGCACGAGGGGATCTTCTCCCTGATGCAGATGGCGAAGATCTCCACGGCCCTGGGCCGCTACCGGGCCGCCGGCGGCCTGTTCATCAGCGTCCTGACCCACCCGACCATGGGCGGCGTGGCCGCCAGCTTCGCCTCGCTCGGGGACATCATCCTGGCCGAGCCCAAGGCCCTGATCGGCTTCGCCGGCCCCCGGATCATCGAGCAGACCGTCCGCGTCCAGTTGCCCGAAGGCTTCCAGACCAGCGAGTTCCTCCTGGAGCACGGCTTCGTCGACCGGATCGTCCACCGCCGCGACCTGCGGAGCATGATCGCCCAGCTCATCAACTTCGCGGCCCCGTGAGCCGTCGCCGCAAGAGCCGGCCCGAGGTCGTCCCTCTCACGCGACGGCCCCGCCGCGGCCGTCCTGGCGGAGGAGCTTGAGCAGCAGGTTGTCCTGCGGGTAGGCGTGCCCCCGATACTGGCGGAAGCCCTCCGCCCGCTCGACGCCGATCTCCGCCCCGCGGTGGGCCGCCCACTTGGCCTGGCTGTCCAGGTACTCATCGATCCCGTGCTGGCGGAGCAGCCAGTCCCGCTGGCTGGCGTGGCAGGCGAGCATCCGCCGCTTGACCTCGAAGACCCGAGAGATGTCCACGTGGAAGTCCACCGGCGCCGGGCGGCCGTCGCGATCGGTCCCCTCGAGTGCATCCACGAAGTAGAGGTGAGGGATCCGCGCCAGGGCACCCGCCGGATCCCACTGCCGCGTCGCGTAGTTCGGGCAAGGTGCCGCGAAGCAGGCGTCGCGGACGAGGAGGCTGGTCATCTCGTGGTCGCACAGGTAGTCCACCGGCGGGGCGGTCAGGATCACGTCGGGGCGGGCCCGGCGGACGGCCTCGGTGACCCGGCGGCGGGCGTCGTCGTCGTTGAAGATCGCCAGGTCGCGGAACTCCAGGCAGACGTACCGGGCCCCGATCAGGGCCGCCGCCTTCGCGGCCTCCTCGCGGCGGATCGCGGCGATGGACTCGCTGTCATGCTCGGCGCTGCCGCAGTCGCCGGGGGTCATGGTCGCGATCGTCACGGCGCAGCCGGCCTCGCGGAGCAGCGCGAGAGTCCCCGCGCACTGGAACTCCACGTCGTCGGGATGAGCATGGATGGCCAGGATGCGCACGTCGGTCGACATCGGGGGGCTCCTCCAACCGGCAGGGATCGGCGGTCGTCCGCCCCAGATTACGCCCGGGCCGGCCCGACGCTCAACCCCCCGTCACGCCCCTCACACGCCGCAAATCCGTACCGGGCCGGTGAAAAAATCGAACGGCCGGAAAAATGTTCTCGCGTGCGCTAGACGACCTGTGTACATTAGCCACCAAAGGGCCACCTACTGTTCGTCCGTGTGCTGGCATCCGCATGCAGGGGCACATGCGGATGAAATCACATGACACATGGTTAGATTGAGGAGTCCTCGAATGGCCAATCTGGAGGTCCTCACGCCGAAGCAGCGTGAGATCTACGCGTTCATCCGCAGCAAGATCCAGGGCCGCGGCTACGGCCCGACGGTCCGCGAGATCGGCGTGCATTTCCAGATCAAGAGCCCCAACGGGGTGATGTGCCACCTCAAGGCGCTGCAGAAGAAGGGCCTGATCCATCGCGAGCCGAACATGTCGCGGGCGATCCAGCTGCTGGAGGATCCGCCGACCGCCGCGGGCCCGGCGGCGGGGGTGAAGCTGATCGGGCGGATCGCGGCCGGGCAGCCGATCGAGGCGATCGAGCAGCAGGACGAGCTGACGTTCTCGGAATGGACCGACAGCAGCGACCGGTTCGCGCTGAAGGTCTCCGGGGACTCGATGATCGAGGAGCACATCGCCGACGGCGACTTCGTGATCATCAAGAAGCAGGAGCAGGCGCGGGACGGGCAGATCGTGGCGGTCCGCGACGACGAGGGCGAGGCCACGCTGAAGAAGCTGTATCGCGACAAGAACCGGTTCCGCCTCGAGCCCGCGAACCGGGCGATGAAGCCGATCTTCCGCGACCACGTGAACATCCTGGGCGTGCTCGTCGGGGTCGTCCGCAAGTACTGAGGATCGCTTGACGGCCCGACCGGCCGGGTCCATCATGGGCACCGCGATTGACGGCAAGAGCGACCGCCGGATGGCCCCGGCGGTCGTCGCTGTCCGGGGCGGGGCGGGGCACGCTCGCCCTCGCCCGTAGAGGACCCGGACCATGGAAGCGGATCCGTCGGCCCCGGCCGACCTCGTCAGGCTGTTCACCGACGGCGCCTGCAGCGGCAACCCGGGCCCCGGCGGCTGGGCGTACATCCTCCAGCACCCCGCCACGGGCAGGGAGCAGAACGCTTCCGGCGCGGAGTGGGACACGACCAACAACCGCATGGAGCTCACCGGGCCCATCGAGGGCCTGGCGTCCCTGAAACGGCGATGCCGCGTCGAGCTCGTGACCGACAGCCAGTACGTCGCCAAGGGGATCACCGAGTGGATGGCGAACTGGAAGCGGCAGGGCTGGAAGCGCAAGGAGAAGGGCCAGCTCAAGCCGGTCATGAACGCCGACCTCTGGATGCGGCTCGATGAGCTCCTCTCCGGCCACGACGTGAAGGTCACGCACGTCCTCGGCCATAAGGGCCACATCGAGAACGAGGCGTGCGACCGGATGGCCGTCGAGGCCTACAAGGAGCTGAAGCGGAACGGGCGGTAGCCTCGCGGGGATGCTCTCTTGCAGGGTGCGTCATGCGGGGCGCGGACGCACCGGATCGGCTCGTCATCACGGGCGGCTCGCGATCCACCCGCACGCGAGGCCCGCTTGCCTCCTCGTCCCGACTTGCCCCACATGACGCGGCGATCCGGTGCGTCCGCGCCGCGCTTGACGCACCCTACAAATTCATCAGCATTGATATCAGGTCGCCTTGGCGATCGCCTCGCGGGCGCGGGTCATGAGCGGGCTGTCGCCGGCGGAGGGGCCGGGGACGTGCTGGAGGGCGGCGGCGGCCAGCGGGGGACGCCACCTCGAGTCGGAGGCCGCCAGGCATTCCTCCCAGATCGCCGCGCCGAACTTGTAGTCGTGGCTGTCCGAGGCCCGGTGGAGGATGACCTTGCGGACCCCGGCGAACAGCCGCATGGATGAGCCGCCGCGGGCGAGGAATTCCACGGCCTTCGTCACGGCCTGGCCGCGGTGGCCGTCGAGGGAGCCGAGGATCTCGGCGATCGCCTCGTCGGCCTTCGCGCGGTCGGTCGCCTCGGGCCCGGCGGGCGTGCCGGTCGGGGCCAGCGTGTCGATCTCGACGGGGTTATTGGCCTTCGAGCGGTCGCGGTAGAGGGGCTGCCAGCCGACGGCCTGGAGGAGGGCGAGCTTCCGCGTGGTCTCGTCGCCGCTGGCCTCGTAGATGTAGTGGAGCGCGTTCGTCGCGGTGGTCGCGTGCAGGCTGATGATGCCCGGGTTGCGCATCATCAGCTCGCCCGCGGAGAGGGCCGCCGCGTCCCAGACGGCCCGCGGCGAGATCCCCTGATTCAGGAGCTTCGCGGCCTCGGCCGCGGCCGCCTCGGGGGTCGCCTGGCGGAGGGCCTGGACGAGCGACCGCGTCGCCGCGGGGTCGGCCCGGCCGACCTGCCAGTCGTCGCGGACCTTGGCGGCGAGCTCGAGGCTCGTCTCGTACGGGCCGATCGGGCCGGGCCGGTCGCCCTGGAGGTCCAGCAGGCCGAAGGTGAGCGAGCGGAGGACGGGCTCGGCGTGCTCCCAGCCGATCGCCTGGAGGGTCCGCCAGCTCTGGGCGGCGAAGATCGCCTTGTGGCCGATGTTCCGCTGGTCGCGGACGGCCATCCGCCAGATCGGCTCCATGGTCTCGGCCGCGCCCGAGGTCCGGCAGAGCCCGGCCACCGCGGCGTCGGCCGCGTCGGCATCCCAGGCCTCCATCGCGCGGACGTACTCGGCCCTGGCCCTGCGGGGAGGCGGCACGCGGGACTCGTCCACCAGGCCGAGGGTCCAGTCCCCTTCCCTCACGTCGGCCGCCTGCGACGACTTGAAGTTGTCCAGCGCCCAGAACATGGGTAGCAGCCGCTCCGCCATGGGCGAGGTCTGCGCCAGGAGATGGGCGGAGTTGATGACCATGACCGCGTGGAACTTGAAGCCCACGGGCCGGGGCTTGATGTTGCGGATACCGGCGAGGAAGAGGGCCGCCATCAGCGGCCGATAGCCGAGGCCCCCCTTCAGCTCCGCGGCCGCGCGGTCGAAGACCTGCTCGCGCGGGGTCTCCTCGATCCAGCGGACGACCGGCTCGATCTCGGGGCGGAATCGGACGATCTCGGGATCGACCTTCGCCTCGGCGGCCGTCGCGGGGGTCATCGCCCGCAGCGTCTCGATGGGGCCGAGCCCCGCGCCCAGGCCGAAGGCGGAGGCCGCGTGGAGGAAGTCTCGCCGCGGGAGCTTGTGGCCCATGATGGCGTCCCTTCGCGTGGAGGAGAGGGCACGGAGGAAGGCGTGCCGGGGACGGCGGCCCCCGAGCATGGCCGTCTCCCCGATTCTAGCGCGACGCGACGCCCGCGGATACCCCCAACACGACGGGGCGGCGCCGGGTGCTGCAAGGACGCGGAGCCTCCCGGAGGAGATCGACTCCGGCCGGCAGCGTCGCCGCCCGGAGTCGGCCGATCGCCGGCCGGGCCAACGACCGGGGTTCAACCCCCGCACGCCACCCGACCGCGATCCGACCTAGCGGGCCGGCGAGGGGGCGTGCAGGTAGCGGGGCAGGACCTCGGCCAGGCGGTCGTGGGCGTCGAGCTCGGCGACGTTGCCGGCCCGGTCGATCACGACGAGGGCGGGGATGGCGCGGACGCCGAGCCGCTCGACGAGGGGCGACTCCCAGCCCTTGCCGTCGTGGTGCTGGGGCCAGGGCAGGCCGTTCCTGGCGACGAACGCCGCCATCTTCTCGCGGCCCTCGTCCCCCTCGTCCATGTTCACGCCCAGGACGGAGAGGCCCTCGTCCTTGTACTTCTCGTTCAGCGCCTTCAGGGCGGGCATGCTGGCGACGCAGGGGCCGCACCAGGTCGCCCAGAAGTCGAGGACGACGACCCGGCCCTTCAGGGACTTCAGCGAGACGGGTTTCTTGCCGACCGCGTCGACGAAGTCGAGGTCGAGCGGCTTGCCGACCAGGTCGAGCGCCGCGAGGGCCGTCGCGGCGGACTCCGCCAGGGGCGAGTCCGGGAACTCGGCGGCCAGCCGCTTGAGGAGCGTCCTCTTCAGGTCGGGATCCTTGATCGACAGCGCGAAGCCGTTGAGCAGGTTGGCGCCGAGCGGGTCCTTCGGGTAGTCCGACAGGAAGCGATCGACCTCGGGGAGGGCGGCCTTCGGGTCGTCGGGGTGGGAGACGACGGTCGCGATCGCCTTCATCTGGCGGGCGACCTTGCGGCGGGCCGGGTCCTTGAAGTGCTTCAGCGTCCCGTCGATCTCGGCGACGGTCGCCCCGGCCGTCGCCGGGCTCATCATCGTCTGCACCCATCGTTCGATGAGCATGTCGGGGACCCTGGGGTTGTCGGGCGCGACGCGGGAGAGCTCGAGCGCGAGCCCGGCCTTGCGGGCCGAGGCGCGGGCGGCCTCCTCGCGGTAGGCGTTGATGGCCGCCGCGTCCCCCGCCCTGGAGCGGTCGGGCGTCGGCACCTTGACGGCGTCGTACTCGGCGAGGATCGCGGCCGGCGTGCGGGCGGGCCCGTCGGCAACCGCGATGCAGCCGAGGCAGTGGCAGAGGACGGCGAGGCGGGCGATCGGGGATGTCACGGGAAGGAGGCTCCGGGGGCGGCGGGGACGGATCAATACTGGTCGGCGCTGATGACCTCGCCGCCGTTCCGCGTCGACAGCTTCTGCCAGACGCCCATGTAGGCGCCGTTCTGCAGGGTGAAGCCGTAATCGCCGGGGCCGACGTTGGAGTACATCTCCGGGTTGGCCCCGACGGGCAGGCCGTTGGAGGCGGGCGGGGCGATCGTCCAGGAGTCGATCGTGTCCTTGATGTAGCGGACGGAGCCGTCGGCGAACGCGACGTTCACGCCGCCGGGGTGGAAGCTCATCGGGTTGCAGATGATCCAGTAGCTGGGCAGCCCCTGGTACTTCTTCCAGCTATTGGGCGGGAAGCGGGTCTCGGAGACGCCGACGCTCGGATCCCCGTCGTTCCAGGAGTGGTAGTAGTCCGCCGTCTTGGGGTTGATGAAGCCGTGGCCGTTCTCGGTGAACGCCATGGTGTTGCTCGTGCCGTCGGTGATCGAGGCGATCTTGACGGAGCCCTGGTCGACGATCACGCCCTTCTGATACTGCGAGAGCGCCGGGTCCGCCCCGAGGGTGCCGACGACCTGGAAGCCGTTCGCGTTCCAGGGGCCGCCGCAGCCGGAATAGTACGTGCGGGCCTGCAGGATCGTCGTGCCCGAGAAGCCGTAGATGGCGGCGTCGACGCTCGAGGGATTGCCGGCCGTGGGGTCGCTCGGGCAGAGCAGCATCGCGAGGCTGACCGAGGCGAGCGTGCTGTTGCAGGGGGCCGCGTAGCTCCAGTTGAAGTTCGCGGAGTTGAAGACCGCCCCCTGCTCGATGAAGGGCGCCATGCGGACGAACTCGGAGAATCCGAACTGGGAGTTCCCGCTGAAGGTGTAGATGTTGGCCGGGGGGTAGGCGCCGTTGGACGACTCGTAGTTGGCCGCGGCCAGGCCGATCTGCTTGAGGTTGTTGGTGCACTGCATGCGCCGAGCGGCCTCGCGGGCCGACTGCACCGCCGGCAGCAGCAGGGCGATGAGCACGGCGATGATGGCGATCACCACCAGCAGCTCGATCAGGGTGAACCCGCGGCGGCGCGGCTTCGGGGGCGTGCGGAAGGGCATGGGGAAACTCCATCCGAGGTCGAAGGGGCGGGGTGGGAAGCGACGTCGCCCCGGAGAGGCGGGGCGACGGGGAGGTGGTGTCCGGGAGGTCGTGTCGTCAATGGGCCTGCGAGGCGGGCTTGCCGGCCTTCGCGGCCTTCGCCCTGGCCTTCGCGTCGGCGGCGGCCTGCTTGAAGTCGGGCTTGGCGGCGTTGCGTTCGGGGAGGTCGATCGTGCCCGCCATCCGCGAGGCTTCGTCGCCGCAGCCGGCGATCGCGCCGAGGACCAGGGAGAGGCAGAGGGCGGGGGCCATGGTGATGGCGGCCGTCGGCTTGCTGGGTCGTTCGGGTTTCATCGGGCGGCGTGGGCTCCTGCTTCGCGATTCGGGGGGTCGTCCGGGTTCCCGGCTCGGGCGGCGGGCGGATCGGGGGGCCGGCCGGCGTCGAGGCGGCGGCCGGGATGCTTCGTGTACGCGCCGCGGGCCAGCTCCGCGAGTCGGCCCAGGGTCGGCAGCATCGCCCGGAGGGCCCCGGCCTGGGCCGGGTGGCGTTCCAGGATGGCCTCGACGGCCCCCGCCCCGCCCCGCTGCAGGTGGGCGGTGATCTGCTCGGCCAGGCCGGCCAGCGTGGGGTCCACGGCCTCCTCCGGCGGGCCGGCATCGGTCATGCGTCGAGCCCCTCCAGGCAGCCGCGGAGGCGGACCAGGGCGCGGTAGATGCGGGCCTCCGCGGCGCCGACGGTGCAGCCCAGGGTCTCGGCGATCCGGGCGGCGGGGAGCTGCTCGATGTGGCGCATCACCAGGATCTCCCGGTCCTTCTCCGGCATGGCCTGGAGCGCGGCCATCACCCGGTCGAGCCGCTCCTGGAGGGCCATCCGGCCGCTCGGGCTGGTGTCGTTCGCGACCAGGTGATTCCCCAGCGCGGAGGCCGAGTCGTCCCAGGAGAGCGGCCCGGGGGCCTCGCGGCGGACGCTCCGCGTCTGGGCGGTGACGTGCCGCCGATGCGCGTCCACCACGCGCTCGGCCGTGAGCTGGCGGAGCCAGCCGAGGAACGGCAAGGGCCGGTCGCGGAGGTAGTCGTCCAGGCGCTGGGACGCCTCCGCCAGCGCGTCCTGGACGACGTCCGACGGGTCGATCCGCGAGGCCAGGCGGCGGTTCAGCCTCGCCCGGACCATCCGCCGCAGGTCGTCGCGATGCCGCTCCAGCAGCTCGCGGCGTGCGGAAGCATCCCCGGCCAGGCTCCGCTCCAGCAACGCGTCCAAGGTCGGTGCCCCCTCGGTGGTCATCGTCCTCTCCTAACGCTTACCCCGCGGGCCGGCGCTCCCCCTTACGAGATTCTTCGAAATTTCCCGGGGGGAAGTAGGGCGACACGGACTCAGGGCCGCAACGAACGGGGCGGTGTGGATGTAACGCGTTCGTCTAGCAGGGACTTGAGGCGGCCGGAGGTCAGTCGGGTGGCGGGATGCTCGGGGCCAAGGATCCGGCGCTGGACTTCCAGGGTGGTTCGCAGGAGCGGCTCGGCCTCGGCGGCCCGCCCCGTGGTCCGCAGGAAGTCGCCCAGGCCGCTGGCGACGTACAGGCTGGACGGGTGGTCCGCGCCGAAGACGCGGCGATGCGCGTCCAGGACGCGGCGGAAGGCCGCCTCGGCCTCGCCGTCCCGGTGCCGCTTGGCCAGGACGTGGGCCAGGTTGTACTCGCAGGTCAGCGTGCCGGCGTGATCCGGGCCGAGGACCTCCCGGTTGACATCCAGGCACTCGCGGAAGATCCGCTCGGCCTCCTCAACCTTGCCCCGCTTCTCGAGCACGGCGGCCAGGT from Aquisphaera giovannonii includes these protein-coding regions:
- a CDS encoding TlpA family protein disulfide reductase, producing the protein MTSPIARLAVLCHCLGCIAVADGPARTPAAILAEYDAVKVPTPDRSRAGDAAAINAYREEAARASARKAGLALELSRVAPDNPRVPDMLIERWVQTMMSPATAGATVAEIDGTLKHFKDPARRKVARQMKAIATVVSHPDDPKAALPEVDRFLSDYPKDPLGANLLNGFALSIKDPDLKRTLLKRLAAEFPDSPLAESAATALAALDLVGKPLDLDFVDAVGKKPVSLKSLKGRVVVLDFWATWCGPCVASMPALKALNEKYKDEGLSVLGVNMDEGDEGREKMAAFVARNGLPWPQHHDGKGWESPLVERLGVRAIPALVVIDRAGNVAELDAHDRLAEVLPRYLHAPSPAR
- the rnhA gene encoding ribonuclease HI, with the translated sequence MEADPSAPADLVRLFTDGACSGNPGPGGWAYILQHPATGREQNASGAEWDTTNNRMELTGPIEGLASLKRRCRVELVTDSQYVAKGITEWMANWKRQGWKRKEKGQLKPVMNADLWMRLDELLSGHDVKVTHVLGHKGHIENEACDRMAVEAYKELKRNGR
- the accD gene encoding acetyl-CoA carboxylase, carboxyltransferase subunit beta, coding for MAKMGGSANAWQGHSESKRVPEGVWMRCDGCSATLFRKQVEQNDKVCPECNFHFPVTAKERIRQLLDEDTYEEWFSELQPADPLGFDDRRPYPERIKAEQARTGLKEAALVGQGFIKGIRLILGITDSSFIMGSMGSVVGEKLTRAVEEAMRQKLPLVIVSGSGGGARMHEGIFSLMQMAKISTALGRYRAAGGLFISVLTHPTMGGVAASFASLGDIILAEPKALIGFAGPRIIEQTVRVQLPEGFQTSEFLLEHGFVDRIVHRRDLRSMIAQLINFAAP
- a CDS encoding sigma-70 family RNA polymerase sigma factor, whose amino-acid sequence is MTTEGAPTLDALLERSLAGDASARRELLERHRDDLRRMVRARLNRRLASRIDPSDVVQDALAEASQRLDDYLRDRPLPFLGWLRQLTAERVVDAHRRHVTAQTRSVRREAPGPLSWDDSASALGNHLVANDTSPSGRMALQERLDRVMAALQAMPEKDREILVMRHIEQLPAARIAETLGCTVGAAEARIYRALVRLRGCLEGLDA
- the lexA gene encoding transcriptional repressor LexA, whose protein sequence is MANLEVLTPKQREIYAFIRSKIQGRGYGPTVREIGVHFQIKSPNGVMCHLKALQKKGLIHREPNMSRAIQLLEDPPTAAGPAAGVKLIGRIAAGQPIEAIEQQDELTFSEWTDSSDRFALKVSGDSMIEEHIADGDFVIIKKQEQARDGQIVAVRDDEGEATLKKLYRDKNRFRLEPANRAMKPIFRDHVNILGVLVGVVRKY
- a CDS encoding PIG-L deacetylase family protein → MSTDVRILAIHAHPDDVEFQCAGTLALLREAGCAVTIATMTPGDCGSAEHDSESIAAIRREEAAKAAALIGARYVCLEFRDLAIFNDDDARRRVTEAVRRARPDVILTAPPVDYLCDHEMTSLLVRDACFAAPCPNYATRQWDPAGALARIPHLYFVDALEGTDRDGRPAPVDFHVDISRVFEVKRRMLACHASQRDWLLRQHGIDEYLDSQAKWAAHRGAEIGVERAEGFRQYRGHAYPQDNLLLKLLRQDGRGGAVA
- a CDS encoding histidine phosphatase family protein; translation: MAQVLLIRPGATIYDEQNRVQGILDIPLSEGGRARVSRLAEELAGTPDGEAITALYCGPGESVMRSAEIIGRALGLRPRRIDELRNLDQGLWQGLQVEEIKRRNTKLFRQWIEDPRTICPPQGETVEDALDRVKAAFRPLIRRHQDGELIGLVVGEPLARLVSCFLRKTSRFQLDEQLPCCGCERIDVPADLLANGSS
- a CDS encoding DUF1559 domain-containing protein, with product MPFRTPPKPRRRGFTLIELLVVIAIIAVLIALLLPAVQSAREAARRMQCTNNLKQIGLAAANYESSNGAYPPANIYTFSGNSQFGFSEFVRMAPFIEQGAVFNSANFNWSYAAPCNSTLASVSLAMLLCPSDPTAGNPSSVDAAIYGFSGTTILQARTYYSGCGGPWNANGFQVVGTLGADPALSQYQKGVIVDQGSVKIASITDGTSNTMAFTENGHGFINPKTADYYHSWNDGDPSVGVSETRFPPNSWKKYQGLPSYWIICNPMSFHPGGVNVAFADGSVRYIKDTIDSWTIAPPASNGLPVGANPEMYSNVGPGDYGFTLQNGAYMGVWQKLSTRNGGEVISADQY